A single window of Oceanococcus atlanticus DNA harbors:
- the rpoB gene encoding DNA-directed RNA polymerase subunit beta: MAYSFTEKKRVRKDFGKRIAPLDVPFLLATQIESYKNFLQRDTKPRSREAIGLHGALSSVFPMESYSGSAALEYVSYRLGEPTFDEKECRVRGMTYSAPLRVKVRLVIYDKESKEKRVKDVREQEVYMGELPLMTDNGTFIINGTERVVVSQLHRSPGVFFDHDKGKSHSSGKLLYSARIIPYRGSWLDFEFDPKDLVYVRIDRRRKLPVSILLRALEMDDEQILARFHETNTFFLSAEGARLELIPERLRGELAAFDIKAGDEILVEEGRRITQRHIKKMADAGLDSLEVPDSYLLGKSLAKSIIDGDTGEVIAEANAQLTEELIVELRKASIEKIDTLYVNDLDKGPYVSETLRIDPTRTRLEALVEIYRMMRPGEPPTKEAAEGLFDNLFFAEERYDLSAVGRMKFNRRLGRDDVTGPGVLTHDDILDVIQELINIRNGIGQTDDIDHLGNRRVRSVGEMAENTFRTGLVRVERAVRERLALAESEGLMPQDLINAKPVAAAVKEFFGSSQLSQFMDQNNPLSEVTHKRRVSALGPGGLTRERAGFEVRDVHPTHYGRICPIETPEGPNIGLINSLSVYARTNEYGFLETPYRRVENGQVTSDIEYLSAIEEGRYVIAQANAQLDDAGNFTDDLVAVRHMNEFTIMSPEKIQYMDVSPKQIVSVAASIIPFLEHDDANRALMGSNMQRQAVPCLRAEKPLVGTGMERRVAVDSGVAMTAKRGGRVDKVDAARIVIRVNDDETVPGEPGVDIYNFIKYTRSNQNTCINQRPLVKPGDVIAAGDVIADGPSTDMGELALGQNMLVAFMPWNGYNFEDSILVSERVVEEDRFTTIHIEELTCVARETKLGPEEISDDIPNVNESALRKLDDAGVVYIGAEVKAGDILVGKVTPKGETQLTPEEKLLRAIFGEKASDVKDTSLRVPSSIEGTVIDVRVFTREGVEKDARALAIEESELAQVRKDLQDELRIFEDDIFARTRTMLIGAVADGGPKKLKSGAAIEEAYLDDLDQDKWFDIRLREEEAQTQLEAMAKQLKEQREEFDQRFKTKKEKITQGDELAPGVLKMVKVYLAVKRRIQPGDKMAGRHGNKGVISQIVPVEDMPHSADGTTVDIVLNPLGVPSRMNIGQVLETHLGYAAKGIGLKLQRMMEEQRVVEAGKLRKYLAETVYARDGKPDAGIEAMQDDEVIELAKNLQGGLPVATPVFDGAGEEDIINLFREAGLSETGQVTLFDGRTGEPFERDVTVGYMYMLKLNHLVDDKMHARSTGPYSLVTQQPLGGKAQNGGQRFGEMEVWALEAYGAAYTLQEMLTVKSDDTAGRTRMYKSIVDGDHYMDAGMPESFNVLVKEIRSLALNIELDTDD, translated from the coding sequence ATGGCCTACTCGTTCACCGAGAAAAAGCGCGTCCGCAAGGATTTTGGCAAGCGCATTGCGCCGCTCGACGTGCCGTTTTTGCTGGCGACTCAGATCGAGTCCTACAAGAATTTTCTGCAGCGGGATACCAAACCCCGCTCCCGCGAGGCCATCGGCCTGCACGGTGCCCTGAGTTCGGTTTTCCCGATGGAAAGCTACTCTGGCAGCGCCGCGCTGGAATACGTCAGCTACCGTTTGGGTGAGCCGACGTTTGATGAAAAAGAGTGCCGCGTACGTGGCATGACCTACTCTGCGCCCCTGCGTGTCAAAGTGCGCCTGGTCATTTATGACAAGGAAAGCAAAGAGAAACGCGTCAAGGACGTGCGCGAGCAGGAAGTCTACATGGGCGAACTGCCCCTGATGACGGACAACGGCACCTTCATCATCAACGGCACCGAGCGTGTCGTGGTGTCGCAGCTGCATCGCAGCCCTGGTGTGTTCTTTGACCATGACAAGGGCAAGAGCCACTCGTCGGGTAAATTGTTGTACTCCGCACGCATCATTCCGTACCGCGGCTCGTGGCTGGACTTCGAGTTCGACCCCAAGGATCTGGTGTACGTGCGTATCGACCGTCGGCGCAAGCTGCCGGTTTCGATCCTGCTGCGTGCGTTGGAAATGGACGACGAGCAAATCCTCGCCCGCTTCCATGAAACCAACACGTTCTTCCTCTCCGCTGAGGGCGCACGTCTGGAATTGATTCCGGAGCGTCTGCGTGGCGAGCTGGCGGCGTTCGACATCAAAGCCGGTGACGAGATCCTGGTTGAAGAAGGTCGTCGTATCACCCAGCGTCATATCAAGAAGATGGCTGATGCCGGTCTTGATAGCCTGGAAGTGCCGGACAGCTACCTGCTGGGCAAGAGCCTGGCCAAGTCGATCATTGACGGCGATACCGGTGAGGTGATTGCCGAGGCCAACGCACAGTTGACCGAAGAGCTCATTGTTGAGCTGCGTAAGGCCAGCATCGAAAAGATCGATACGCTTTACGTCAATGACCTGGACAAGGGGCCGTACGTCTCCGAGACCCTGCGTATTGATCCGACGCGCACCCGCCTGGAAGCGTTGGTTGAGATCTACCGCATGATGCGTCCGGGTGAGCCGCCGACCAAGGAAGCCGCCGAAGGTCTGTTCGACAATCTGTTCTTCGCCGAAGAACGTTACGATCTGTCGGCTGTTGGCCGGATGAAGTTCAACCGCCGTCTGGGCCGTGACGATGTCACCGGGCCGGGCGTGCTGACCCATGATGACATCCTTGATGTGATTCAGGAGTTGATCAATATCCGTAATGGTATTGGCCAGACTGATGACATCGATCATCTGGGCAATCGCCGCGTTCGCAGCGTCGGCGAGATGGCCGAAAACACCTTCCGCACCGGTCTGGTGCGTGTTGAGCGTGCTGTGCGCGAGCGTCTGGCTCTGGCTGAATCCGAAGGCCTGATGCCGCAGGATCTGATCAACGCCAAGCCGGTTGCAGCTGCGGTTAAGGAGTTCTTCGGTTCATCGCAGCTGTCGCAGTTCATGGACCAGAACAACCCGCTGTCGGAAGTGACGCATAAGCGTCGCGTCTCCGCTTTGGGCCCAGGTGGTCTGACCCGCGAGCGCGCAGGCTTCGAAGTGCGCGACGTGCATCCGACTCACTATGGTCGTATCTGCCCGATTGAGACGCCTGAAGGTCCGAACATCGGCCTGATCAACTCGTTGTCGGTGTACGCGCGGACCAACGAATACGGCTTCCTGGAAACACCGTATCGCCGCGTTGAGAACGGCCAGGTGACCAGCGACATTGAGTATCTGTCGGCTATTGAAGAAGGTCGTTACGTCATTGCGCAGGCTAACGCCCAGCTGGATGACGCCGGCAACTTCACCGACGATCTGGTCGCCGTGCGCCACATGAACGAATTCACGATCATGTCGCCGGAAAAAATCCAGTACATGGATGTTTCGCCGAAACAGATCGTGTCGGTTGCGGCTTCGATTATCCCGTTCCTCGAGCATGATGACGCCAACCGTGCGCTCATGGGCTCGAACATGCAGCGCCAGGCTGTGCCGTGTCTGCGTGCCGAGAAGCCGCTGGTCGGTACCGGCATGGAGCGCCGTGTGGCGGTGGACTCCGGTGTGGCCATGACCGCCAAGCGCGGCGGCCGCGTCGACAAGGTTGACGCTGCGCGTATCGTGATTCGTGTGAATGATGACGAAACCGTGCCGGGCGAGCCGGGCGTGGATATCTACAACTTCATCAAGTACACCCGTTCCAACCAGAACACCTGCATCAACCAGCGTCCGCTGGTGAAACCCGGTGATGTGATTGCCGCCGGTGATGTGATCGCGGACGGTCCGTCCACCGACATGGGTGAGCTTGCGCTGGGCCAGAACATGCTGGTCGCGTTCATGCCCTGGAACGGTTACAACTTCGAGGACTCCATTTTGGTGTCCGAGCGGGTTGTGGAAGAAGATCGCTTCACCACCATCCATATCGAAGAGCTGACCTGCGTCGCGCGTGAAACCAAGCTGGGGCCGGAAGAAATTTCCGACGATATCCCCAATGTCAACGAATCCGCGCTGCGCAAGCTGGATGACGCCGGTGTTGTGTACATCGGTGCCGAGGTCAAGGCTGGCGATATTCTGGTCGGTAAAGTCACGCCCAAGGGCGAGACCCAGCTGACGCCGGAAGAAAAACTGCTGCGGGCGATCTTCGGTGAGAAAGCATCGGATGTGAAGGACACGTCGCTGCGCGTGCCGTCATCCATCGAAGGCACGGTCATTGATGTGCGCGTGTTCACCCGTGAAGGGGTAGAGAAGGATGCGCGTGCCCTGGCTATCGAAGAATCGGAGCTGGCCCAGGTTCGCAAGGACCTGCAGGACGAGCTGCGTATCTTCGAAGATGACATTTTCGCGCGTACCCGCACCATGCTGATTGGCGCGGTGGCTGATGGTGGTCCCAAGAAGCTGAAGTCAGGTGCGGCCATCGAAGAGGCCTACCTGGATGATCTGGACCAGGACAAGTGGTTCGATATCCGCCTGCGTGAAGAAGAGGCGCAGACCCAGCTCGAAGCGATGGCCAAGCAGCTGAAAGAGCAACGGGAAGAGTTCGATCAGCGCTTCAAGACCAAGAAAGAGAAAATCACCCAGGGCGACGAACTGGCCCCGGGCGTGCTCAAGATGGTCAAGGTGTACCTCGCGGTCAAGCGTCGCATCCAGCCGGGTGACAAGATGGCTGGTCGCCACGGTAACAAGGGCGTGATTTCGCAGATCGTTCCGGTTGAAGACATGCCGCACAGTGCCGATGGCACCACCGTGGATATCGTCCTCAACCCGCTGGGCGTACCCTCGCGTATGAACATCGGGCAGGTTCTTGAGACCCATCTTGGCTATGCGGCCAAGGGCATCGGCCTGAAACTGCAGCGCATGATGGAAGAGCAGCGCGTGGTTGAGGCCGGCAAGCTGCGCAAGTACCTGGCCGAGACCGTTTATGCACGTGACGGTAAGCCGGATGCCGGCATCGAAGCCATGCAGGATGACGAAGTCATCGAGCTGGCCAAGAACCTGCAGGGCGGTTTGCCCGTGGCGACACCGGTCTTTGATGGCGCTGGCGAAGAGGACATCATCAACTTGTTCCGCGAAGCCGGATTGAGCGAAACCGGTCAGGTCACGCTGTTTGACGGTCGCACCGGCGAGCCGTTTGAACGCGATGTCACCGTGGGTTACATGTACATGCTCAAGCTCAACCACCTTGTGGATGACAAGATGCATGCACGTTCCACCGGGCCGTACTCGCTGGTCACCCAGCAGCCGCTGGGCGGTAAGGCGCAGAACGGTGGTCAGCGCTTCGGGGAGATGGAGGTCTGGGCTCTGGAAGCTTATGGCGCCGCCTACACGTTGCAGGAAATGCTCACCGTCAAGTCTGATGACACCGCTGGTCGTACCCGCATGTACAAGTCGATTGTCGATGGCGATCACTACATGGATGCGGGCATGCCGGAATCCTTCAACGTTCTGGTCAAGGAAATTCGCTCCCTGGCCCTGAACATTGAGCTGGATACGGACGACTGA
- the rplL gene encoding 50S ribosomal protein L7/L12, which produces MALSKEEVLDAIAEMSVMDVVELVSMMEEKFGVSAAAPVAVAAAGGAAAGGDAAAAEEKDEFDVVLASFGDNKVAVIKAVRGVTGLGLKEAKEAVEGAPSTLKEGVAKAEAEDIKKQLEEAGAKVELK; this is translated from the coding sequence ATGGCACTGTCTAAAGAAGAAGTACTCGACGCGATCGCCGAAATGTCCGTGATGGACGTGGTGGAACTCGTGTCCATGATGGAAGAAAAATTCGGCGTTTCTGCCGCTGCTCCGGTGGCTGTTGCTGCCGCTGGTGGCGCTGCTGCTGGTGGTGATGCTGCCGCTGCAGAAGAAAAAGACGAATTCGATGTCGTTCTGGCCAGCTTCGGCGACAACAAGGTTGCGGTCATTAAGGCCGTCCGTGGTGTTACCGGTCTGGGTCTGAAGGAAGCTAAGGAAGCGGTTGAAGGTGCACCCTCCACTCTGAAGGAAGGTGTTGCTAAGGCCGAAGCCGAAGACATCAAGAAGCAGCTGGAAGAAGCTGGCGCTAAAGTCGAGCTGAAATAA
- the rplJ gene encoding 50S ribosomal protein L10, protein MALRLEDKKALVAEINAVAAEAHSAVVAEYRGLSAEKMTALRAKARDGGAFLKVVKNSLAKRAVAGTEFECMNDAFVGPVILGFSMEDPGAAARVIKDFSKENEALKVTAVSVSGQLLPASDIARLADLPTREQALAILMGVIQAPVSKFVRTLKEPVAQTARVVAAVRDQKQAA, encoded by the coding sequence ATGGCTCTCAGGCTTGAAGACAAGAAAGCCCTCGTTGCCGAAATCAACGCGGTCGCGGCTGAAGCGCATTCAGCTGTGGTTGCGGAGTATCGAGGTCTGTCCGCAGAAAAGATGACTGCATTGCGTGCCAAGGCACGCGACGGTGGTGCATTCTTGAAAGTGGTCAAGAACTCGTTGGCGAAACGTGCTGTGGCCGGTACCGAATTCGAGTGCATGAACGATGCATTCGTTGGTCCGGTGATTCTCGGGTTTTCGATGGAAGATCCGGGCGCAGCAGCACGCGTCATCAAAGATTTCAGCAAGGAAAACGAGGCACTGAAGGTCACGGCGGTATCCGTCAGCGGCCAACTGCTTCCGGCGTCCGACATTGCACGTCTGGCTGATCTGCCGACTCGCGAGCAGGCACTGGCGATACTGATGGGTGTTATTCAGGCACCGGTCAGCAAGTTCGTCCGTACCCTCAAAGAGCCGGTGGCACAGACCGCACGTGTTGTGGCTGCGGTACGCGACCAGAAGCAGGCGGCGTGA